A region of Peromyscus maniculatus bairdii isolate BWxNUB_F1_BW_parent chromosome 7, HU_Pman_BW_mat_3.1, whole genome shotgun sequence DNA encodes the following proteins:
- the LOC102905137 gene encoding putative threonine protease PRSS50: MAPRGRHAGWAPKRPMEGAIAEEPSGAMERGCWAGVRGQGPQGPRGPGASRTRTRTGALLLLLLLLLLLLPRRPAGCLAAGEFPGTLPTAVPTGPGGPCDPRATCPSGRLRLPRQAPAPTTTPQTAGTQPSDLPFCGTSHETDPTLRDPEAMTRRWPWMVSVRANGIHICAGTLIASQWVLTIAHCLTQQHANYTVRVGSPWINRTTVTSTDVPVRQIFINSGYQPRRLWSWVGRTNDISLLKLQWGLKYSKYVWPICLPGLEYMVEDSSRCTVTGWGYPRINGRWPQFQTLQEKEVSILNSKKCEHFYHKFSRISSLVRIITSQMICVSDNNREKFCYEITGEPLVCSSGGTWYLVGMMSWGPGCKKSEAPPIFLQVSSFQPWIWDHLSGEALALPAPSRMSLLAFLLLLGLLVTL, translated from the exons ATGGCACCCAGGGGGCGCCACGCAGGCTGGGCACCCAAGCGCCCGATGGAGGGCGCCATTGCGGAGGAACCTAGCGGCGCAATGGAGCGCGGGTGCTGGGCAGGGGTCCGCGGGCAGGGCCCTCAGGGTCCCCGTGGGCCCGGGGCCTCTCGCACCCGCACCCGTACCGGCgccctgctcctgctgctcctgctgctgctgctgctgctgcctcggCGGCCGGCAG GCTGCTTGGCCGCAGGCGAGTTCCCCGGGACGCTGCCCACCGCAGTCCCGACCGGCCCTGGCGGCCCCTGTGACCCCAGAGCCACCTGTCCCTCAGGCAGGCTTCGCCTTCCCCGGCAGGCCCCTGCACCGACCACCACGCCACAGACCGCGGGGACGCAACCCAGCGATCTCCCCT TCTGCGGCACCTCCCATGAGACAGACCCTACTCTCCGAGACCCAGAAGCCATGACTCGGCGGTGGCCATGGATGGTCAGTGTGCGGGCTAACGGCATCCACATCTGTGCTGGCACCCTTATTGCTTCCCAATGGGTGCTGACCATAGCCCATTGCTTGACCCA GCAACACGCTAACTATACAGTGAGGGTGGGGAGTCCATGGATTAACCGGACCACGGTAACCAGCACAGACGTGCCAGTACGTCAGATCTTCATAAACAGCGGCTACCAACCCAGGCGGCTCTGGTCTTGGGTCGGCCGGACCAACGACATCAGCCTCCTCAAACTCCAGTGGGGGCTCAAGTACAGCAAATATGTGTGGCCCATCTGCCTGCCCGGCCTGGAATATATGGTGGAGGACAGTTCTCGCTGCACCGTGACAGGCTGGGGGTATCCCCGGATTAATG GCAGGTGGCCCCAGTTCCAAACCCTCCAGGAGAAGGAAGTCTCCATCCTGAACAGCAAGAAATGTGAGCATTTCTACCACAAGTTCTCCAGAATCTCCTCCCTGGTTCGGATCATCACATCTCAGATGATCTGTGTCTCGGACAACAACAGGGAAAAGTTCTGCTAC GAGATAACTGGCGAGCCCTTGGTCTGCTCTTCAGGCGGCACATGGTACCTGGTGGGGATGATGAGCTGGGGCCCCGGCTGCAAGAAGAGCGAGGCCCCGCCCATCTTTCTGCAGGTCTCCTCCTTCCAGCCGTGGATCTGGGACCACCTTAGTGGGGAGGCCCTGGCCCTCCCAGCCCCTTCCAGGATGTCGCTCCTGGCTTTCCTTCTGCTCCTCGGCCTTCTTGTTACTCTGTGA